The genomic window AGAAATTATAAGCAATGCAGAAATCTATTTATACAAAGGACAAGCTAGAGAATTATTAGAAAAAACTATTATCAAGTTATTAGAGTGTAAAAAGATACAAGTACACAACAAGATACTTAATAACCAACAGATCGTAGAACAATTACAAAAGTTAACTATCGATATTATAGATTGTGCTTTAAGTAAATTTAGACAAGTACAACTAGAACAAACTATAAAAAATAAACAAAAGTATTTTGAAGTATTGTTGTTAAACTGTATAGATGAATATGCAGCTAATTCGATTTTTTAATAAAAGTTGAAAAGGTAAAGTGTTTCCTAGTAGAAAAAGTATTTAAAGTATTCTTTATGTACTTTGAATACAAGGAGCCTTTGCTCAATAATCGCAAAGGGCTGATTAAAAAAGTGCTCCCAAAGGCCTTGAAGATTCCACTACATAAACATCATGTACCTTCAAGGTCTCTTTAGGACTTTCGCATGAGAGGGCTTTTAGAGTGTGAAACCCCACATACTAAAACCCACATAGAGAAAAAACAGGTAATGACTACAGCCCTAAAGGACCTTGTACGATTACATCAAGTTTATTTCGTTCCATCGTTCAAGGCCTTATCGCCACACCCGATGCCAGCACTTAAAAGAAAAATAAAATATAGGTGTATAGACTGTGTGTATAAATAAGTTCAAACTATATATATCTCGTGTGTATGGAGGAGGAAAAACCATATGGATACTCTATATAGCAGCAATGATTTGGCTGAAAAGCTTGGAATTTCGGTATCTACAGTTCGAAAGTATGAGCAGGATTATAACTTGGAGATCATGAGGAATGAAAGCAACAACAGGGTGTATACAGAAAAGGATCTAGAGATTTTTAAAAAGATCATAGAGCTTAAAAATGAAGGTGCGAACATTCATCTTATAAGAAAGATACTTGCTAATGAAGGTATAGTAGAAACAGCTCCTGAGGTTTTAGATACTATTCCTCTACATACTGAAAGTATAGAGGCATTTAAAGCTGATGTAATCAGTCAAATAGCAGATATTGTTTCGGAAAAAGAAAGAGTATTGAAAGAGGAATTTGAAAAGCAACTAGATGAAAAATTACAGCACCAGGAGCAGAGGATCAGAGAGCAGATCCAAGCAGAAAATAAAAAGCTGATGGAATATATAGCTGCTACGAAAGAAAATGAAAAGAAAAAAGGGTTTTGGAGTAGGATTTTTGGGAAGTAGATTTTATATAAATGAAAGGAAATAAAAGCTCCTAGATCATTAGGAGCTTAACTGTTATCTAAAGATATATTTGAGGAGTATTTGATAAAGAATATTTTTAAGAAATATTCTTTACATTAACAGCAACTTCTTGATTTGTTATGGGATTAACTTGAATTTGATAAGTTACATCTTTGTATAGAATTTTATTCATATTTAATGTTGGATTATCTTTACTATGAAAAAATATATTTGTTGGAGATTTAGAGATAAATCCGTAATTTAAACCATTTCTATCTGCTTTTACATTTAGTACGGTTCCTCTATAGGTGGACAAGCTATCTTCTGTAGTATCATTGTTTGAAAGAACTTGGGATAATAATAATTCTGTAAATTTAGAATTATCTTTTATACTATATTTATAATTTTCTCCTCGTAAATTTATCCATTTCTTTGTTACATCATTAAATTTTTCAACTGCTAATTTAGTAGCATTAAAAAATGTATTAGTATTTCTCATCTTATCAAATAAATCTGAACAATATTGATCAATTTGCTTTTGCTTATTAATATTAGGTGCTTTTCCATTAAGGAGTAATACTGTAATTAACATTAAATGTGATTTATACGGATAATATTCTTTTGGTATTTTTTTATGTTTAAATATTTTTTCAAATTCTACATGTAATAATGAAGTTATATAATAGGGATATTTAGACTGTCCATCTACAAATACTTGATTTTTATATATATCAAGTATTTTTGATTCATGTCTATGTCCTAAATGAGGAGAAAATAAAAATATACTTATAAAATCTTGAGATATTAATCTTAAATTTATTTTTTGAATGGCTTTAATAGTAGGGTTATCAGCATATTGTTTTGATCTTCTTTCATAATAGATTTTTTCAAAATATTGTTCATTACAAGTTGACATTGAATTTATAAATTCTTCCAATTCTTTATGGAAATCTCTTGTTACTTCAAAGACTTCATCTAATACGATATTTTGTTTATTTGTACCCCGAACAACGTTATTTATTATTTTAGTTGATTTTGTTGCAATAAGCTTAATTGAAAGTGCTATATCACTAATATTTATTCCTTGGCAGTTTGCATGATATAATACATTGCTTGTTTGGCAACCATTAACAATTCGAGGATTCTCGATTGTAATTTTTCTATTTCCAGGTATGATTGTATCACATACTACAGTTATACCATTATTCAATAAGATAAAACTTTTTGGATCACTTTTTATCGTTTCAAAAATTTCATTATTTATCATTGTATCTCCTTGGTAATCTCTTACATTATCAATAAATAATGTCTTTCTTATAATACCATCTTCTGTCATAAGCATTTTTATAAACTCATTAGCATAGCATAAAATAATACTCGAATTATCGACATTATTTACTTCTGTTAATGAAAAAATATCAATTATATTTAGAACTTCTGTAAAAGTATTTTCATTCTCATCACAAATATTTTTGAAAGATTTACTATCTATATAACGAATATTCGGACTATCATATGTGTGTAATTTTGCAATTTCTTCTTTAAACTGTTCTGATCTTGCTAAAATATGAGGACTATTGTTCCATTCGCCCATTACTATATAATATATTCGAATAGATGGATTGCTTTCCCACCTTACCATTACTTCATCACTCAAAATGTAATTTTTAAGATCCAACCATAATTCTATTTTTTTATTATATGGAAGATATTGTTGTGGGTTTAGAAAATCTTTAATTCCAGTTATAAAAGTACCATATTCTTTAGAATCAAATGATCTTTTATATTTAGATTGTATAAATATAAATTCAACATTATCTTTACTATTCTTTTGCATTAAATCTTGTATGTCGGTTTTATTGGTTATGAATACACCATTGAATTTAATAGCAATACCATCAATTCCCATATCTTCAGATCCACCCACAGAAATAATATCAATCAAATCTGTTTCGATAGAAAAAGCATCAGGTTGATGTGATGTCAATATTGTTTGATTAGCAAATCTTTCAAAAACTTCAGTTTCACCTAAATTTTCTAACTCATACTTTTCTTTATATGCTTTTAGCTTCAATTTTATGGTTGGTTCAAACTGCATGTATATTCCTCCTTATAGAATTAAGTTTAATATTATTTTTCCTTTTCAATATAATACCATAAAATACAAAATATGAGTTTTAACTTGTTATATTTTGTTTAAAGATAAATTTAGCGAGTGCAACACAATGATAATAATGATAATTGTGTTGCGTTAGTAAAATGTTTTTAAAGTACTACGATGTAAGGTGATTGTATAGAAATATCTATATTTTGAATACAACATAAAATATACAATTTTTATATTATGTTTCTATCCCATAGGGAGTCATCAAGAGTCCTTATAAGCAAATAAAACCCTAGCTTAAATCAAGCTAGGGTTTTTAGTAATCAAAATCATCAATCATCTGATCTTTAATATCATCATTGATTCCTATATACCGAAGGGTAATACTAGGAGAGGAATGGTTAAAAATCTCCTGGAGTGCTGCAACATCCTTATATTTCTTATAAAAATGATACCCAAAAGTTTTCCTGCTCGTATGGGTGCCTATTTCTTGGAGTCCACATTCCTTAGCTGCTTTGTTTAAGACTCTATAGGCCTGGATTCTAGTAATAGGCACTTTCTCTCCATTAGGGCCTAGTTTGGAACTTGGAAATAAGAAACTCTCCTCATTAAAATCATGTCTTTTGATGTACTTATTCAATTCTTTTCTTAGAGGAGCATTGATCTTAAATCTCTTGATCTTACCTGTTTTTTTCTCTTTGATGTAAATATGACTTTGTGTTACATCTTTTACTTTAAGGTTTAAAATATCAGAGATCCTAAGTCCTGTATATATGCCTACAATAAATATCATATAATTTCTACCGATGAAGCTTCTATCGCTAGAATTTTTCAGGGCTTTTTTCATTGCAACAATTTGTTTTTTGTCACGAATAGGTTGTACGGAGTTCAAAAAATCACCTTCCTTTGCCCTTAGTGTATGTAACATACGAACACATTATGTAACTAGATGTGCTTAAAAAGTAGTAAAATGTTGAACTTATTCTCAATTAGACACTTTATTTTACCTCATTATGTTACATTTTAAAAGCATAAAAAAACGCGTGAAATCATTGGAAATGCTATGTAGTTATAAGATGTAACATAATATACATTGTGTTACCATGTAAAACAGGTGTAAATGTTGAAATATCAACATTTGGTTAATTATGCAGGATTTTTTCAAAATGTATGTTTATTCATTGAGGAAATAAATAAAAAGTTGAATATAAATACATTGCAAAAGGCCTCCAAGTGACGGCACTGGGTGTGGCAATAAAACTTTTTAAAGCTATCTATAGGCATACGATATGGAGTGATAAGGACAAGGCCTTAGGGAGGCTCTGAGAGGCCTTTAATACATATTATTGAAAACAATGTAAAATATTGATTTTTTTGCCGATATTTATAAAAATATAAGCTTTTAAAAAAGGAGGGATAGATTTGAGAATTTCTGGAGTAAGTAATAACATTTATTGCTATAAAACAAATCGTAGTAAATTGAATTGTGGAGATAAGTTCGAAGTGAAAAATATGAATATGGAGACGAATAATCAAACAGATATTTATGGAAAGCTAAAGCAAAAATATGATATTAGAAATGCTACTTTTGATGAAGTGAAAGAAATAGCAGAGAAATTACATGAAGCTGGTGAAATTTCTGAATTTCAATATGCTAATCTGATTTTAGATCGTTCAAGAATTTCTGTTCCTGAGCATGAAAAAAAATTTTTGATTGATCGATATCATGGTGGAAGGCAAGATTGGATAGAAATATATGAAGACCAAGCAAAAACTTGTTTGTCTTATGGAGATATGAATTCCTATAATAAAAACATAGATATTATTAAAGCTTTAAAAAAGTGTGAGCAATAAAAAATACCTTTTAGTAGGTATTTTTTTATGGGTAAAAAACTACTTAAATACCTACTTGTATATATGTACACATAAGGATTATACTATTAGCATACACAATAAAATCAGTCACCCTATAAAAAAGCTCCATACAAACACATGAATCTTTTTTATAGGGTTTTTCAGGAGGAAAAACTATGTTGAGATCAAAAGATGCCATTAGAAAAACATTTTTACTTACACCAGAGCTTGAAAAAGCATTAAGATTAAAAGCAGTAATGGAGGATCTACAAATCAATGAATTTGTGAGAGATACTTTAGCAGCTGCAGTTGAACAAAAATATTTTGATATGGTGAAAGCACAAGAAAAAGAAAAGAAGAAGAAAGAAGCAGAAACCAAAGAGGAGCTTGTTTTAGAAAATACACCACTCAAAGGACAAATAGAGATCGAAGAACTTTAAAACTATTCTAAAAAACATTAGGATAGTTTTTTTTATTTACAACAACTCCTTTGTTGTTGTTTTAAAATGATTTATAAATGATTTAATATGTTTTAGGAACTTTGGAATCAAGCAAATTCAATACATGCAGAGGTATAAGTGAGACAAATTGACGGTAAAGTGAGACAAATTGATGGTGAAAAAAGACGGATTGACGGTGAAAAAAGACTTTGTTGATATCTTTTGTTGTTGTTTTAAAACATATTTTAAATACTTTAAATACTTTTATGACGTCTTGAACCTAGTAATATCAATATATTCAATCTTACAAGGCAACAATTTCATACCTAAAGGTAACTTAATCATACCCAAATTGAAATATGACAGATTGATGGTGGATTTTAATATAAAAAAACATATAACTAATTTTAGACAACCTAGCACAAGCTAATTTGTTTATGTACAGAGGCTAAAGGTGATAAAAAATAGTGTCAAGATAGTCATAGGGTGAATGAGTATTTCCTAGTAGAGTTATAAAAAATGTCGCAAAAAGTAAAAAGGAAGAAAAGATTCTTTGAAGAAATTTTATATATCAACAAATATTTTATAATGCTGTCGCAAATAGTCATCTAAGGAAATTGGGACAACCTACTAAATCTTAATTAAGGAGATCTAAAAAATCTTAATTAAGGAGAAAAAACATGCTATCAACTAAATCTAGTATACAAGAGGAGGAAATGAGCAAACACATAAAAATCCTCCACGAGCTAAAAGGGGATGGATGGATTACACTATCCTCAAAGATTCAAAATCATTATCAGCAACACCATTACAAATACACAAAATTATTCATAGAGCTTCAAGGACTTATTGAGTTTGAAAATATATATGTTTCTCAAAATACATTTTACAAACCTCAAAGAAGAATTGAAAATATCAGGCAAATTAGAGCTTGTTATGTAGATATAGATTGCTATAGGAAAAATTATAAAAAGGAGCAGGTACTCTTTTTTATAAACGAGATCATTGGAGAAAAAATCCCAAGGCCCAACCTGGTTATTGACTCAGGGAGGGGATTAAACCTCATTTGGAGAATAGATCCAGTACCATATCAGGCACTTTCTTTATGGAGTGCCATAGAAAACTATCTATATGAGCAACTCAAAGAATGGGGAGCCGATCGAGTGGCTACGGATCCTACAAGGATACTAAGAATTTCAGGGACGATTAATTCTAAGACCAAAGCTCCAGTACGCCTTATTGAAACCTATGAACATATCTATACTCTACGAGAAATCCAAAACGAGTATTTGCCGGAACTTAGCCCGAAGAAAATAAAAAATCATAAAGGAAGACCTAAAAAAGTTGTAAGTTTATTTAATCAATATACCTTGTATCATGCGAGACTTATGGATTTAGTAAAAATTTGCGAGCTTAGGCATTATAAAATAAAAGATTATCACATGAGAGAAATTATATTATTTTTATATCGTTATTGGACATGTTGTTTTGAAAAAGATACAAAAGAAGCATTAGAAAGATCTTTAGAACTCAATCAAGAGTTTGATTATCCATTATCAGAAAGAGAAGTCATAAGAAACACCAAAAGTGCAGAGAAGGCTTTTTTAAGCAAAGACAAAGAATACAAATATACAAATAAAACATTGATTGAAATGTTGGAAATTACAGAAGAAGAACAAAAACATTTAAAAACAATCATTGGAACAAAAGAAAAATATAGGAGAAAAAATTATAAAAGAAATGCAAAGAGAAGAAACGAAAAAGGACTAACCCAAAGAGAGCAAGCTAAACAGGAAAAGATAAAAAAAATAAAGGCCCTGTCTGCCCAAGGCCTTACCTTAAACGAAATCGCTTCAGTCATTGGCATTCACAAAGCGACTGTAAGTAAGTATTTGAAGTCTACCTAAATATTATACAGTAAAAATAGATTACTGAAAATGATATTTTTTCAAAAGGTAGAATATAGCAATTTCAATACATACACTGGCTTTGTTAAAAAAATGTCAAAAAGTTGCCTGAAAAGGGTCTTTGTATTGTGGGGGTATTTATACCCTGCTACGAAGTAGCTCGCTTTTGGTTTGTACACTCAGGGGTTTCCGCCTAGTCTCTTTTCTGCTTTTATTATTTTTAATGAACTGGAGGAGATGACACTATGTCAATGTCAAGTTTTAGTTTTATAGGAGTTGTTTTTTTAATTTTAGAATTGATTATTGTGATTATAGCTATACAAGCAGTTTTGCGAACATATACAAATAAACGTGCTTTAATAGAACTTAAGCATCGTATAGATGAATTAGAAAATAGAATGAACAAGTAACTTGAGTTATACAAATCTTAAACATAACCCTATTTCTTAGAAAATTTTTATCCTTTTTTCTTACGGCTCTTTCTTTTCTTTCCTGCTACAATTTTTACAAGGGGGCGAGGATCATTCATGATTTGTATTTGATTTCTGATTTAATTGGCAGAGAGAATACAAAAAAGCTCATGAAAGAGTTTGGAGGTAGTTCTATTTATATTCCAAGAGAAGATCGTATCAGTAGAAATAAAAAGATTTTGAAGGAGTATAACGGCTACAACTCTCGTGAACTTGCAAAGAAGTATGGTCTTTGTCATAAAACCATTCAAAAAATTGTGAAGGAGGGGTAAGCATGTCTGTAAATGTAAACCAAGGACCTAGTAAGATGGCGATCATTTATAGTGACGGAGTGGATGAAAAAGGAAATGAAAAGAAAAAGACCAAAACCTATAGCAATTTAAAATCTAGTGCTTCCAATGAAGCAGTCTATGATGTAGCATTAGCAATCATTGGCCTTCAAACACATGATGCATTAGAAATCCACAAAAAAGAAGATTATGAAATTAGTCAAGGTGCATAGGGGATAGAGCAAAAAAGGAAAAAGGGGGTAAGGCTCTGTGAAGCGATTAGAGATGATTTTTAAAAACGAAGAAGGTAAAGGCACAAAGCTATCCATCGAGGACTGTAGAGACGATCTCAAGGCCTCTGAGGTACAAGCTACAATGCAGACTATTATCGACAAAAACATATTTGCTACAAGCAACGGAGATCTCAAAGAGATATTGTATGCAAACATTGTTACAACAGATACAGAAGCAATTATTGAAAAAAAATAAAGATGAAATAAGCCCTTAGGGGCTTTTTTTGTGCCAATATGTCAATATGAGTTGATGAATAAAAAAGGAGGACTTGTCATGGAGGAACTTATGAGTATTATTGCAAACGTTGGGTTTCCAATTGGTGTATCTGTTTATTTATTAGTAAGGATTGAAGGAAAGATAGATGATCTTTCTAAGAGCATCAAGGAGCTGGATCATACTATAGAAAATTTGTGGAATAGTCTTTAGGAGGTGTATAAAGTGAACAATGTTTACATATCCAAAAACTTTAAGTTAAAAGAGTTTGAATGTAGGGATGGATCACATCTGGTGAAGGTAGATGAAAAGCTCATTATACTTTTGCAGATATTAAGAGATAGAGTTCAAAAGCCTATTATCATTACATCTGGATTTAGAACAGAAAAATACAATCAAAGGGTCGGTGGAGCAAAGAAAAGCCAACATTTACTTGGACGTGCTGCAGACATAAAAGTACCTGGAGTATATCCTGATGAAGTGGCCAAGATTGCAAAAGAAATAGGTTTTAAAGGAATAGGAGTTTATAAAAACTTTACCCATGTAGATGTGAGGGAAGGAAATATGGCGTTTTGGAGAGGGTGAAGAAAAGCTCCTAGTGAATTTGAGGAATCATAAAATTTAAGATAGAGACATAAACCATATCAATATATACCATAAAATGTTAAAATATGTATGGAGAATTTATATATTAATTGAATGTTTGGAGAAAAAAGAAATGAGTAAATTTTTTAGAAAAATAAATACTTATAGAATTATAGGAGCATTGATTAATGCTATATTGATTATTTTAATTGGAGAAAAATTTGAGCTTATTAAATTTGAGTGTAAATATTCTCTAGGGTTGAATTATTTTATATACACTACAATTATTTTAGGGGTTGTTTATGCTATGCTCTGTAAAATGAAGGAAGAGTAGATACAATAAAATAAGTTTTAAAATAGAAACCTTTGTTTTAAAAATAAGGGTTTCTATTTTTTTGATGAAAACAACAACCCCTTTTATGTTGTTTTAAATATATATTTTAAATACTTTTAAAAGCTTTTCTGATAGCTATAACCATTGAAACCACTTAATCATAAAATTAAAAACACACTTAATTACGGTCAAACAACACAAAAATACGGTTAAAGCACACATATTTACGGTGTAAATAACACAATATTAGTGTTATTTCACACAAAACATAAACCGAAGTGTTGATTTGTAAAATAAAAAGATTTATTCTTATAAATTCGATATGCTATATAGGGATCTAGCCAACAGTTCCTTTTATGTTGTTTTAAAAAACTTTTAAATATTTTAATATGTTTTACGCAAGCTGTAAGCATTGATATTACTTGAATTGAAATTTTAAATATAACCTAAGGATACCGAAACATAACTTAAAGATACTCAAATATAACCTAAAGATACCGTAAATATAACTTGATCATACCTAAATATAACTTAATTATTGAAGAGTTATAGTATAAAATATATAATTATATGGGGTATTTTAAAGGAGGAATAATATGTCTAAAAATTATATGGTGACAAAAGCCAATACATTAATAGAAGCAAGTTATAAACTTACATTAGGAGAACAAAAACTCATATTTTTATAGGCCTAGTACATAGACTAAGTGCTATATTGATATAGTATACTTTAAAATATAAAGATTATACAAATTCAATTTTTAGTTTTTTTCCAAAGATTTCAGCTATTTTCTTTAATTGATCTATAGTTGTATTATAGTTTCCACTTTCTAATCTAGAAATATTAGATTGCTTTGTTCCTAAATGTTTTGCTAATTGTTCTTGAGTCATATTCATTTCTTTTCTAAGCTGAATGATTTGTCTGATTAGTTGATATTCAGATTCTAAATTATCCAACTCTGCTACAACTACAGGGTCTTGTTTGATGATATTTTTAGCATCACTCCATTTCATGACACATCATCCTTTCTTTGTTTATATTCATCCATTCTAAATTTTGCTTTTTTAAGTTGTTTCTGGTCTGTTTTAGCATCTTTTTTAGCATAACCATGAAGCAAAACAAACTTATTTCCATCATGCAGAAAATAAAATATTCTAGTGATATTAGAACTCAATTTTGTTCTAAGTTCCCACATTCCTTTGTATTCTTCCCCCTTTATACTATCTACATGAGGGTAAGCTAGACTGATTCCAAACTCTTCTAATAAATCAATTGTCCTTGTTACCTTAGCTTGCATTTTTTTAGGTAAAGACAATATAAATTCAAGGACTGGTACTTTACCATTTGATTGTTCATACAATTCTATTTCCCATTTTTTATTTTCCATATATTAATTATATATCATATATGATATGTTTTTCAATTATATTGTATTCGTTTGTAATAAAAATATTCACAAAACAACTCCTTTTATGTTGTTTTAAAAAACTTTTAAATATTTTAATATGTTTTATGTCAGCTACAAGCATTGATATTACTTGAATACAAAATTTAAAAGCTACCTTTTCAGGGTCAAATACTACCTTTTGAGGGTTAAAGGCTACTTTTCCAGGGTCGAAAAGCTACCTTTTCAGGGTTTAAAAACTACTTTTTAAGGGTGAAAGGCTACTTTTTAAAAAATGAGTAGCTTTTTAATTTTAAAAGATATATACTACAAAAGAGAGGGGGGAAAGCATTGGAAACAGTATTGATTCATGAAAATAATGTGGTAACAAAATCAAATAACTTAATAGAATCTTCATATAAATTAACGGTTAATGAGCAAAAAATTATTCTTATTGTTGCTTCTTTGGTTCAAAAAGAGGACAAAGATTTTAAAACATATAAAATTACAGTACAAGATATTATTGAAAAAATGGGACTTAAGGACTCCAAAAGCGCTTATGAGGATATGAAAAAAATTACTTTAAATTTAATGAAAAAAGTTATTGTGATGAATGTGCCTAGTGAAGAAGATGAAGGAGCTTTTGATACGATCCAATTAAATTGGTTTTCTAGTGTAAAATATCTAAATAAAAGGGGAACTATAGAAGCTCGTTTTGATCCTACTTTAAAACCATATTTGTTAAATTTAAAAGAAAGGTTTACTTCTTATAAGCTAAAGAACATAGTAGCTTTAAAGAGTTTCTACAGCATTAGAATATACGAGCTTTTAAAGCAATATCAATCAATTGGAGAGCGAATGATTACAATTAAACAATTAAAAGATATGTTAGGAATTGATAAAGGAAGTTATGAAAAATATAATAACTTTAAAAGAAAAGTAATCCAAGTAGCTTATAAAGAAATCAACGAAAACACAGACATATCCTTTGAATTTGAAGAAATTAAAAAGGGGCGAAAAGTAGATAAAATCAAATTTCATATAGAATCTAAAAATAAAAAAATCCCTAAAAATAGTGCTTTTGAAGAGATTGCAACTACTAAAGAAGCTACGTTTGATCCTTTTGTTTTTTCATTAAAACAAATTATAAAAGAAGACCTAACAGATGATGAATTAAAAGCTATATTAGAAGCTTCAAAGTATGACATGGCAACGATTATTAAAAAATATGAAATAGCAAAATCATCTACATATGATAATTTGGTAGGATTCTTGATTAGTGCCATAAATAAAGATTATAAAGAGCCAATCAAACAAGAAAAAAATAATAGATTTCATAATTTTGAAGGTAGAACTTCTAAATATACAAAAGAAGAGTTGGAGGAAAAAGTAAAAAGGGGGGTTAAAAGTGAAGTTTAAAAAATATATACTAATTTTATTAACTTTATTGATTATAAGTTCGCCTATATTGTACTATTTTCCTATTCAAAAATATTTTGCAGAAAAAACACTGGAGAAATATATGTATTTTCAGGGATGCTCCAATGCTAAAATAAAATCAAAGCAAATATTAAAAGATTATAAAATCGGAGGATATACTATTGAAATAATATATAAAGATGATCCAGGATACACTTATGAATATATTTATTTTCCTGGAGAAAGTAGCCTAAAACGGAGTATGAATTGTATAGTATTTGATAGAGAAAATGTAGATGTTGATGTAACAAATAAAAAAGTGAAATACCCGCCTATTGACTAACATTAAATAAAAGATAATTGAATTTTTTCCTGCAAAACAGGGTATTTTTTATGCAAGATTTATCTTCATTTCATAAAATTAGTTGTAAATTTC from Inediibacterium massiliense includes these protein-coding regions:
- a CDS encoding MerR family transcriptional regulator translates to MDTLYSSNDLAEKLGISVSTVRKYEQDYNLEIMRNESNNRVYTEKDLEIFKKIIELKNEGANIHLIRKILANEGIVETAPEVLDTIPLHTESIEAFKADVISQIADIVSEKERVLKEEFEKQLDEKLQHQEQRIREQIQAENKKLMEYIAATKENEKKKGFWSRIFGK
- a CDS encoding AIPR family protein, with translation MQFEPTIKLKLKAYKEKYELENLGETEVFERFANQTILTSHQPDAFSIETDLIDIISVGGSEDMGIDGIAIKFNGVFITNKTDIQDLMQKNSKDNVEFIFIQSKYKRSFDSKEYGTFITGIKDFLNPQQYLPYNKKIELWLDLKNYILSDEVMVRWESNPSIRIYYIVMGEWNNSPHILARSEQFKEEIAKLHTYDSPNIRYIDSKSFKNICDENENTFTEVLNIIDIFSLTEVNNVDNSSIILCYANEFIKMLMTEDGIIRKTLFIDNVRDYQGDTMINNEIFETIKSDPKSFILLNNGITVVCDTIIPGNRKITIENPRIVNGCQTSNVLYHANCQGINISDIALSIKLIATKSTKIINNVVRGTNKQNIVLDEVFEVTRDFHKELEEFINSMSTCNEQYFEKIYYERRSKQYADNPTIKAIQKINLRLISQDFISIFLFSPHLGHRHESKILDIYKNQVFVDGQSKYPYYITSLLHVEFEKIFKHKKIPKEYYPYKSHLMLITVLLLNGKAPNINKQKQIDQYCSDLFDKMRNTNTFFNATKLAVEKFNDVTKKWINLRGENYKYSIKDNSKFTELLLSQVLSNNDTTEDSLSTYRGTVLNVKADRNGLNYGFISKSPTNIFFHSKDNPTLNMNKILYKDVTYQIQVNPITNQEVAVNVKNIS
- a CDS encoding site-specific integrase, producing MNSVQPIRDKKQIVAMKKALKNSSDRSFIGRNYMIFIVGIYTGLRISDILNLKVKDVTQSHIYIKEKKTGKIKRFKINAPLRKELNKYIKRHDFNEESFLFPSSKLGPNGEKVPITRIQAYRVLNKAAKECGLQEIGTHTSRKTFGYHFYKKYKDVAALQEIFNHSSPSITLRYIGINDDIKDQMIDDFDY
- a CDS encoding Mor transcription activator family protein, translating into MISDLIGRENTKKLMKEFGGSSIYIPREDRISRNKKILKEYNGYNSRELAKKYGLCHKTIQKIVKEG
- a CDS encoding DUF1659 domain-containing protein, with translation MSVNVNQGPSKMAIIYSDGVDEKGNEKKKTKTYSNLKSSASNEAVYDVALAIIGLQTHDALEIHKKEDYEISQGA
- a CDS encoding DUF2922 domain-containing protein, producing the protein MKRLEMIFKNEEGKGTKLSIEDCRDDLKASEVQATMQTIIDKNIFATSNGDLKEILYANIVTTDTEAIIEKK
- a CDS encoding YvrJ family protein; amino-acid sequence: MPICQYELMNKKGGLVMEELMSIIANVGFPIGVSVYLLVRIEGKIDDLSKSIKELDHTIENLWNSL
- a CDS encoding YcbK family protein → MNNVYISKNFKLKEFECRDGSHLVKVDEKLIILLQILRDRVQKPIIITSGFRTEKYNQRVGGAKKSQHLLGRAADIKVPGVYPDEVAKIAKEIGFKGIGVYKNFTHVDVREGNMAFWRG
- a CDS encoding replication initiation protein encodes the protein MSKNYMVTKANTLIEASYKLTLGEQKLIFL
- a CDS encoding helix-turn-helix transcriptional regulator, whose amino-acid sequence is MKWSDAKNIIKQDPVVVAELDNLESEYQLIRQIIQLRKEMNMTQEQLAKHLGTKQSNISRLESGNYNTTIDQLKKIAEIFGKKLKIEFV
- a CDS encoding type II toxin-antitoxin system RelE/ParE family toxin; the encoded protein is MENKKWEIELYEQSNGKVPVLEFILSLPKKMQAKVTRTIDLLEEFGISLAYPHVDSIKGEEYKGMWELRTKLSSNITRIFYFLHDGNKFVLLHGYAKKDAKTDQKQLKKAKFRMDEYKQRKDDVS
- a CDS encoding replication initiation protein encodes the protein METVLIHENNVVTKSNNLIESSYKLTVNEQKIILIVASLVQKEDKDFKTYKITVQDIIEKMGLKDSKSAYEDMKKITLNLMKKVIVMNVPSEEDEGAFDTIQLNWFSSVKYLNKRGTIEARFDPTLKPYLLNLKERFTSYKLKNIVALKSFYSIRIYELLKQYQSIGERMITIKQLKDMLGIDKGSYEKYNNFKRKVIQVAYKEINENTDISFEFEEIKKGRKVDKIKFHIESKNKKIPKNSAFEEIATTKEATFDPFVFSLKQIIKEDLTDDELKAILEASKYDMATIIKKYEIAKSSTYDNLVGFLISAINKDYKEPIKQEKNNRFHNFEGRTSKYTKEELEEKVKRGVKSEV
- a CDS encoding DUF3139 domain-containing protein translates to MKFKKYILILLTLLIISSPILYYFPIQKYFAEKTLEKYMYFQGCSNAKIKSKQILKDYKIGGYTIEIIYKDDPGYTYEYIYFPGESSLKRSMNCIVFDRENVDVDVTNKKVKYPPID